One segment of Radiobacillus kanasensis DNA contains the following:
- a CDS encoding LysM peptidoglycan-binding and 3D domain-containing protein, producing MKKTLVSLAFGLFLTGTVTTTASAEDYQVVKGDSLWEIAQSYDTTVLKLKEWNKLDSDLIHPKQEIEINNQISYNVEKGDTLSHIAQDHNVTVEKIKKWNNLTTDLIVVGQDLTIKEQGKVAEESTKASTVSTKKESEPEAVATSTGNEVVRELTVKATAYTAECEGCSGITYTGINLNEDRNAKVIAVDPDVIPLGSRVYVEGYGEAIAGDIGGAIDGHHIDIHVPTKEEAFDWGVRTVNVQILG from the coding sequence ATGAAAAAAACACTGGTATCACTGGCCTTTGGCCTTTTTCTGACCGGGACAGTAACTACCACTGCATCTGCAGAAGACTATCAAGTTGTAAAAGGTGATAGTCTTTGGGAAATCGCCCAATCATATGACACTACCGTTTTAAAGCTTAAGGAATGGAACAAACTAGATTCGGATTTAATTCACCCGAAACAAGAGATAGAGATAAATAACCAGATTTCATACAACGTAGAAAAAGGCGATACGTTAAGTCATATTGCACAGGATCACAACGTAACAGTGGAAAAGATCAAAAAGTGGAATAACTTAACTACCGATCTAATCGTAGTCGGGCAAGATCTTACGATTAAAGAGCAAGGGAAGGTAGCGGAGGAATCTACTAAAGCTTCTACTGTAAGCACAAAGAAGGAGTCCGAACCAGAAGCTGTTGCAACATCTACTGGCAATGAGGTAGTAAGAGAATTGACGGTAAAAGCAACAGCTTATACAGCGGAATGTGAGGGGTGCTCTGGAATTACTTATACAGGCATTAACTTAAATGAAGACAGGAATGCAAAAGTCATCGCTGTCGACCCGGATGTCATTCCACTAGGTAGTAGAGTATATGTAGAGGGCTATGGAGAAGCCATTGCAGGAGATATCGGAGGAGCCATTGATGGTCACCATATCGATATCCACGTACCAACTAAGGAAGAAGCATTTGATTGGGGCGTACGTACAGTTAATGTACAAATACTAGGATAA
- a CDS encoding catalase: MDKKDANKKFAEGENEKSLTTRQGHPIKNNQNTRTVGNRGPATLENYEFIEKLSHFDRERIPERVVHARGAGAHGYFETYGTAGDEPVEKYTRAKVFSGKGKKTPVFVRFSTVIGGAGSPETARDPRGFAIKFYTEDGNWDLVGNNLKVFFIRDAIKFPDLIHALKPDPITNVQDSERAFDFWSNTPEAMHMVTFVNSPWGIPANYRQMQGSGVNTYRWVNEKNEGFLVKYHWEPLQGIKNLTQEEADEIQAMSSNHATQDLYQSIEDGDYPEWELFVQIMTDEEHPELDFDPLDDTKLWPKDQFPFLKVGKMVLNKNPDNYHNEVEQSAFGTGVLVDGMDFSDDKMLQGRTFSYSDTQRYRVGSNYLQLPINAPDKHVGTNQEGGQMAYRNDKGSNPHVNYEPSNMNGLEEVKRDHDYYQPHVEGKLVRESIERKNDFKQAGETYREFEEWEREDLINNLVTGLLPCRKEIQDKMIDMFTKCDEDYGRRVKEGLAKGAKNMTPKSGGSPLGSSGAADAVDKAKKEGHDADRY, from the coding sequence TTGGACAAAAAAGATGCAAATAAGAAATTTGCGGAAGGTGAAAATGAAAAGTCACTGACAACAAGACAAGGCCATCCTATTAAGAACAATCAAAACACGAGAACGGTCGGAAATCGAGGACCTGCCACCTTAGAGAACTACGAATTTATTGAAAAATTGTCTCATTTTGATCGTGAACGAATTCCAGAACGTGTAGTGCACGCTCGTGGTGCTGGTGCACACGGATATTTTGAAACGTATGGAACGGCTGGAGACGAACCGGTTGAAAAGTACACGAGAGCAAAGGTTTTTTCCGGAAAAGGGAAAAAGACACCTGTATTTGTTCGTTTTTCAACCGTTATTGGTGGAGCTGGCTCCCCTGAAACAGCTCGTGACCCGAGAGGTTTCGCGATCAAGTTTTATACGGAGGATGGAAACTGGGATCTTGTCGGGAATAATCTGAAAGTATTCTTTATTCGCGATGCGATTAAATTCCCTGACCTCATCCATGCTTTAAAACCAGATCCAATCACCAATGTTCAAGATAGTGAACGTGCTTTTGATTTTTGGAGTAATACTCCAGAAGCGATGCACATGGTTACATTCGTAAATTCTCCATGGGGAATACCGGCAAACTACCGTCAAATGCAAGGTTCTGGGGTAAATACATACCGTTGGGTAAACGAGAAAAATGAAGGCTTTTTAGTGAAGTATCATTGGGAGCCCCTTCAAGGAATCAAAAATTTAACCCAAGAAGAAGCGGATGAGATTCAGGCTATGAGTTCAAATCACGCCACACAGGATTTATATCAGTCCATTGAAGATGGCGATTACCCGGAATGGGAGCTTTTCGTACAGATCATGACAGATGAAGAGCATCCTGAACTGGATTTTGATCCGTTAGATGATACGAAGCTTTGGCCGAAGGATCAATTCCCATTTTTAAAAGTAGGGAAAATGGTCTTAAACAAAAATCCAGATAACTATCACAATGAAGTCGAACAATCTGCTTTTGGTACTGGTGTGCTTGTGGATGGGATGGACTTTTCGGATGATAAGATGCTGCAAGGTCGTACCTTCTCCTATTCTGATACACAGCGCTATCGCGTAGGTTCCAACTATCTTCAACTGCCGATTAATGCACCGGATAAGCATGTTGGTACGAACCAAGAGGGTGGCCAAATGGCTTATCGTAATGATAAGGGGTCAAATCCTCATGTGAATTATGAACCTTCCAACATGAATGGCTTAGAAGAGGTAAAACGCGATCATGATTACTATCAACCACATGTTGAAGGTAAGCTTGTTCGAGAATCCATTGAGCGAAAAAATGATTTCAAACAAGCTGGTGAAACGTATCGCGAGTTTGAAGAATGGGAACGAGAAGATCTCATTAACAACTTAGTAACAGGACTGCTGCCATGTCGTAAAGAGATTCAAGATAAGATGATTGACATGTTCACGAAGTGTGACGAAGATTATGGCCGGCGTGTAAAAGAAGGGCTTGCCAAGGGAGCTAAAAACATGACACCAAAATCTGGTGGGTCCCCGTTAGGAAGCTCTGGAGCTGCAGATGCAGTGGATAAAGCCAAGAAAGAAGGACACGACGCAGATAGATACTAA
- a CDS encoding bifunctional metallophosphatase/5'-nucleotidase, whose translation MKKDITILITSDIHGYIFPTHYRDRSDQPLGLAKLATYIKKKRSAGNVLLLDNGDLIQGSPLTYYHSKYHRDTENPVIKVANALGYHSAVFGNHEFNYGLDYLRSVVEQSEFPWLSANVINEQTGKPAYGKPYRIHEIEGVKIAVLGITTHFVPNWEDPNHIKGLKFGDALETAKVWVAKIRKEENPDVMVVSYHGGFERDLDTGEPTERLTRENQGYQMCQEIKGLDILITGHQHRSLAGKVNGVTIVQPSNHGQKLGEIQISLFQEGDRYKIDSSSSQLIEVANLTTNKDLQELIADFEDQTQQWLDTPIGEVEGDLSITDPLETRLKDTPFIEFINKVQMDATGVDISNTSLFNNDSPGFGQKVTMRDIVSNYVYPNTLSVIRITGQDVKDALEQSASYFNVVDGKITVNPSFMEPKPQHYNYDMWEGIEYELNVSNPVGERVTKLNYQGQSIDENKEYEVVMNNYRAGGAGNFDMYIGKPLVKEIPIDMTELIANYLLDRKTIQATCNHNWKVVQ comes from the coding sequence ATGAAGAAGGATATAACCATCCTTATAACGAGTGATATTCACGGATACATATTTCCTACTCATTATAGAGACCGAAGTGATCAACCATTAGGATTAGCTAAACTAGCAACATACATAAAAAAGAAAAGAAGCGCTGGCAACGTCTTGCTATTAGACAACGGGGACCTCATTCAAGGAAGTCCATTGACTTATTATCATTCCAAATATCACAGAGATACGGAGAACCCAGTTATTAAAGTAGCAAATGCACTAGGATATCATTCGGCGGTTTTTGGAAATCATGAGTTTAACTACGGTTTAGATTACTTGAGAAGTGTTGTGGAGCAGTCCGAGTTCCCATGGTTATCTGCCAATGTCATAAATGAACAAACAGGTAAGCCAGCGTATGGGAAGCCTTATCGAATTCACGAAATAGAGGGAGTGAAGATTGCTGTACTTGGAATAACAACGCACTTTGTTCCGAATTGGGAGGACCCAAACCATATTAAGGGACTAAAGTTTGGAGATGCTCTCGAAACAGCGAAGGTTTGGGTAGCGAAGATTCGCAAAGAAGAGAATCCAGATGTGATGGTCGTTTCCTACCACGGTGGTTTCGAAAGAGACCTCGATACAGGAGAACCAACTGAACGATTAACAAGGGAAAACCAAGGCTACCAAATGTGCCAAGAAATAAAAGGGTTAGATATCCTCATCACAGGCCATCAGCATCGCTCCCTAGCCGGTAAGGTAAATGGTGTAACCATTGTCCAGCCTAGTAACCATGGACAAAAACTTGGAGAAATTCAAATTTCTCTTTTTCAAGAAGGAGATAGGTATAAGATAGACAGCTCCTCCTCACAACTTATTGAAGTAGCAAACCTTACGACAAATAAGGATCTTCAAGAACTTATCGCAGATTTTGAGGATCAAACACAGCAATGGTTAGATACGCCAATTGGAGAAGTAGAAGGAGATCTATCTATTACCGATCCATTGGAGACTAGATTAAAAGACACACCATTCATTGAATTTATAAATAAAGTACAAATGGATGCTACGGGTGTTGATATTTCAAATACTTCTCTATTTAATAATGACTCTCCAGGATTTGGCCAAAAGGTGACCATGCGAGACATCGTTTCCAATTACGTGTATCCAAATACGTTAAGCGTGATTCGTATTACAGGACAAGACGTAAAGGATGCGCTTGAGCAAAGTGCGAGTTATTTCAATGTGGTAGATGGAAAGATAACCGTAAATCCTTCCTTTATGGAACCAAAGCCACAGCACTACAATTACGATATGTGGGAAGGGATTGAATACGAATTAAACGTATCAAACCCAGTCGGTGAGCGCGTCACGAAGTTGAATTATCAAGGTCAATCAATAGATGAAAACAAGGAATACGAAGTCGTTATGAACAATTATCGGGCAGGTGGTGCAGGTAATTTTGATATGTACATAGGCAAACCACTTGTTAAAGAGATTCCTATTGATATGACAGAACTCATTGCCAATTACTTGTTAGATCGAAAAACCATTCAGGCGACTTGTAATCATAATTGGAAAGTCGTTCAGTAA
- a CDS encoding phosphate/phosphite/phosphonate ABC transporter substrate-binding protein, which produces MLKKLATLCTTLALTVGIISACGTSDDSQNGEGGSEAYIPETLTVQFVPSQNAETLEAKAKPLEGLLSDELGIPVEVSVSTNYNTIIEAMASKKVDVGFLPPTAYVLAKEKGAAEVILQAQRYGVDDETGQPTDELVDGYKSEIIVKADSGIDSLEDLKGKKIAFQDVTSSAGYVWPAAALMDVDIDPLQDVESVTVKGHDQGVLAVLNGDVDAAGVFQDARNIVSGDYPDVFKDTKVIHFTEFIPNDTVSVRSDMDKEWVDKITEAFINIGESEEGHKIIKEIYTHEGYVESDDSKFDIVRDYAERVKTE; this is translated from the coding sequence ATGTTAAAGAAACTCGCAACATTATGTACAACTCTAGCTTTAACCGTTGGTATCATTAGTGCTTGTGGAACATCTGACGACAGTCAAAATGGAGAAGGCGGCAGTGAAGCATACATACCTGAGACACTTACTGTACAATTCGTACCATCTCAAAACGCTGAAACTTTGGAAGCGAAAGCGAAACCACTTGAAGGGTTATTAAGTGACGAACTAGGTATCCCTGTAGAGGTAAGTGTGTCTACTAATTACAACACGATTATTGAAGCAATGGCCTCAAAGAAGGTAGACGTTGGATTCTTACCACCAACAGCTTATGTTCTAGCTAAAGAAAAAGGTGCAGCTGAAGTTATTCTTCAAGCACAACGTTATGGTGTGGATGATGAAACTGGTCAACCAACTGATGAATTAGTAGATGGCTACAAATCTGAAATTATCGTTAAAGCTGATTCTGGTATTGATAGCCTAGAAGATTTGAAGGGCAAAAAGATTGCATTCCAAGATGTTACTTCCTCTGCTGGATATGTTTGGCCTGCAGCTGCTTTGATGGATGTCGATATTGATCCATTACAAGATGTCGAATCTGTAACCGTTAAAGGGCACGACCAAGGTGTACTTGCCGTTTTAAATGGGGATGTAGACGCTGCGGGAGTCTTCCAGGATGCACGTAATATTGTTTCTGGTGACTATCCAGATGTATTTAAAGATACAAAGGTTATCCATTTTACGGAGTTCATCCCGAATGACACGGTCTCTGTTCGTTCTGACATGGATAAAGAGTGGGTAGATAAAATTACAGAAGCCTTCATCAACATCGGTGAAAGTGAAGAAGGGCATAAAATCATAAAAGAAATTTACACTCACGAAGGATATGTAGAATCTGATGACAGCAAGTTTGATATTGTAAGAGATTACGCTGAGCGTGTAAAAACAGAATAG
- the phnC gene encoding phosphonate ABC transporter ATP-binding protein, whose translation MIEFQNVSKVYPNGTQGLKDINVKINRGEFVVIVGLSGAGKSTFLRSINRLHEISSGNIIIDDQSITEARGSELRKIRRDIGMIFQSFNLVKRSTVLRNVLSGRVGYHSTLRTVLGLFPKNDMELAFHALRRVNILEKAYTRSDQLSGGQQQRVSIARALAQEAKIILADEPVASLDPLTTKQVMDDLKTINQELGITTVVNLHFIDIARQYATRIIGLQAGEIVFDGSVEEATDERFAEIYGQPLETKADEQTGALAHESN comes from the coding sequence TTGATTGAATTCCAAAATGTCTCAAAGGTTTATCCCAATGGAACACAAGGACTTAAAGATATTAATGTAAAAATAAACAGAGGTGAGTTTGTTGTTATCGTAGGTCTATCTGGTGCAGGGAAATCCACCTTTCTTCGTTCCATTAACCGCCTACATGAAATTTCTTCTGGAAACATCATCATTGATGATCAATCCATTACAGAAGCGAGAGGCAGTGAGCTACGCAAAATCCGTCGTGATATCGGGATGATATTCCAAAGCTTTAATCTCGTTAAACGTTCTACTGTACTGCGTAACGTTTTATCCGGGAGAGTTGGTTATCACTCTACATTGCGAACTGTTCTTGGGCTTTTTCCGAAAAATGATATGGAATTGGCATTCCATGCATTAAGACGAGTGAATATTTTAGAAAAAGCTTATACTCGTTCCGACCAACTATCCGGAGGCCAGCAACAACGAGTATCCATCGCTCGCGCTCTTGCTCAAGAGGCAAAAATCATCCTGGCTGATGAACCTGTAGCCTCTTTAGATCCACTTACCACGAAACAGGTAATGGATGATTTAAAAACTATTAATCAAGAGCTAGGTATTACCACTGTCGTGAACCTACATTTCATTGATATTGCCCGGCAGTATGCTACTAGAATAATTGGTCTTCAAGCTGGTGAGATTGTATTTGATGGTTCAGTAGAAGAAGCAACAGATGAACGCTTCGCGGAAATTTATGGACAACCATTGGAAACAAAAGCAGATGAACAAACAGGAGCGTTGGCCCATGAATCCAATTAA
- the phnE gene encoding phosphonate ABC transporter, permease protein PhnE, protein MNPIKEQQLPQPPSKLKPALTIVLILLAIWLSAMKTDVQLSEFFLSFGNMWDLIVQMFPPNWAYFNNIVVPMLETLRMAVIGTTVGAIFSIPIALFSASNMVQLRWVHYPVRFVLNLIRTVPELLLAAIFVAIFGLGPLPGILAISLFSVGIIAKLTYESIESIDKGPLEAMTAVGANKIQWIVFAVIPQVAAYFISYVLYTFEVNVRAAAILGLVGAGGIGLYYDHTLGFLEYDKTNMIIIFTLVVVLIIDYISTKLREKLL, encoded by the coding sequence ATGAATCCAATTAAAGAACAACAACTACCTCAGCCGCCAAGTAAATTAAAACCTGCGTTAACAATCGTTCTCATCCTTTTGGCTATTTGGCTAAGCGCAATGAAGACAGATGTACAGTTAAGCGAGTTTTTCTTAAGCTTCGGCAACATGTGGGACCTAATCGTTCAAATGTTCCCACCAAACTGGGCGTATTTTAATAATATCGTTGTTCCAATGTTAGAAACGTTGCGTATGGCGGTTATTGGTACAACTGTTGGAGCAATTTTTTCTATTCCAATTGCTCTTTTTTCGGCTAGTAACATGGTCCAACTCCGATGGGTTCATTATCCAGTACGTTTCGTGTTAAATCTCATTCGTACTGTTCCAGAGTTATTACTTGCTGCAATCTTCGTTGCAATTTTTGGTCTTGGACCACTACCAGGTATTTTGGCTATTTCCTTATTTTCTGTTGGTATTATTGCAAAGTTAACCTATGAATCGATTGAATCAATTGACAAAGGTCCTTTAGAAGCGATGACTGCTGTTGGAGCAAACAAAATCCAGTGGATCGTATTTGCCGTTATTCCACAAGTAGCCGCTTATTTCATTTCCTATGTGTTATATACGTTTGAAGTAAACGTCCGTGCCGCTGCCATATTAGGGCTTGTTGGCGCTGGGGGTATTGGACTTTATTATGACCATACTTTAGGATTCCTAGAATACGATAAAACGAATATGATTATCATCTTTACGTTAGTCGTTGTTTTAATCATTGACTACATCAGTACGAAATTACGGGAGAAATTATTATGA
- the phnE gene encoding phosphonate ABC transporter, permease protein PhnE produces the protein MSSTTIPTKPRKRVFLRWTVGILLLFIYVWAFSGVPMEGFKETAGQVSKAILSGLFHPDWDYVYLPEGEDLLRGLLDTLAIAVLGTFISAFLCIPFAFWAANNMSKGVAITGAGKFMLSFIRTFPELVMALLFIKVVGPGSFAGVLALGLHSIGMLGKLFSEEVENIDLGPSEALTATGANRMQTLWFAIIPQVLPGFLSYTLYRFEINLRAATILGIIGAGGIGTPLIFALQSRDWERVGIILLGIIVMVSIVDIISGYLRKKVV, from the coding sequence ATGAGTAGCACAACTATACCAACTAAACCAAGAAAAAGAGTTTTCCTTCGTTGGACAGTCGGAATATTATTGTTATTCATCTACGTATGGGCTTTTTCTGGCGTACCGATGGAGGGCTTTAAAGAAACGGCTGGTCAAGTGTCAAAAGCAATACTTTCTGGGTTATTTCATCCAGATTGGGACTATGTCTATTTGCCAGAAGGGGAGGACTTATTAAGAGGACTACTCGATACGCTGGCCATTGCCGTATTAGGAACCTTTATCTCCGCTTTTCTTTGTATTCCATTTGCTTTCTGGGCGGCGAATAACATGAGTAAAGGGGTAGCGATAACCGGTGCCGGTAAATTCATGCTTAGCTTTATCCGTACGTTTCCCGAGCTCGTTATGGCACTTCTTTTCATTAAGGTTGTTGGACCAGGATCATTCGCCGGGGTACTAGCGTTAGGACTTCATTCAATTGGCATGCTAGGGAAATTGTTCTCAGAGGAAGTGGAAAATATTGACCTAGGACCATCAGAAGCTTTAACCGCAACGGGAGCCAATCGTATGCAAACCCTATGGTTCGCGATTATTCCACAAGTATTACCAGGCTTTTTATCTTATACGCTTTACCGATTCGAAATTAACCTTCGTGCCGCTACTATTTTAGGGATTATAGGTGCAGGTGGGATTGGTACACCATTAATTTTTGCATTGCAATCGCGTGACTGGGAACGGGTTGGAATTATTCTATTAGGGATCATTGTCATGGTTTCTATTGTGGATATTATTTCAGGCTATTTACGCAAGAAAGTTGTGTAA
- a CDS encoding glycoside hydrolase family 1 protein codes for MEHKKPTPFPDGFLWGSASAAYQIEGAWDQDGKGPSVWDVYTKKEGTTYKGTNGDVAVDHYNRYKEDVALMAEMGLKAYRFSIAWTRIFPNGKGEISEAGVKFYDDLINELLEHNIEPLVTVYHWDVPQALMDEYGAWESRQIIEDFDNYCVELFKRYGDRVKHWVTLNEQNIFVGLGYRNGIHPPGVKDLKRMYQANHIASVANAKVIQSFRKIVPDGKIGPSFAYGPAYPFDSNPKNVIAAENAEEMNSHWWMDVYAWGTYPQSTWNYLQKNGLAPTIEPGDMELLAEAKPDFMGVNYYQTGTFEHNPLEGGVGEAKMNTSGKKGTTKDSGLPGVFKTISNPYLGTTDWDWTIDPDGLRIALRRIQNRYQLPVLITENGLGAFDDLEEGDVVNDDYRIDYLASHVKAVQEAISDGVDVLGYCTWSFTDLLSWLNGYQKRYGFVYVNRDEDGPKDLRRIKKKSFYWYQDVIKKNGLE; via the coding sequence ATGGAGCACAAAAAGCCGACACCGTTTCCAGACGGGTTTTTATGGGGTTCTGCATCTGCTGCTTATCAAATAGAAGGAGCATGGGACCAGGATGGCAAAGGCCCTTCTGTCTGGGATGTTTATACAAAGAAAGAAGGTACTACATATAAAGGAACGAATGGAGATGTTGCGGTCGATCACTATAACCGCTATAAAGAGGACGTAGCATTAATGGCCGAAATGGGTCTGAAAGCTTACCGTTTTTCCATTGCTTGGACAAGAATTTTCCCTAATGGAAAAGGAGAAATTAGCGAAGCTGGTGTTAAGTTCTATGATGACTTAATCAATGAATTGTTAGAGCACAACATTGAGCCATTAGTTACTGTCTACCATTGGGACGTTCCTCAAGCATTAATGGATGAATATGGCGCGTGGGAATCTCGCCAAATCATTGAAGACTTCGACAACTACTGTGTGGAGCTTTTTAAACGGTACGGAGACCGAGTGAAACACTGGGTTACACTAAATGAGCAAAATATTTTTGTAGGACTTGGCTACCGTAATGGAATCCATCCTCCTGGAGTTAAAGATCTTAAGAGAATGTATCAAGCGAACCATATTGCGAGTGTAGCGAATGCAAAAGTGATTCAATCGTTCCGCAAAATTGTTCCGGATGGAAAAATTGGTCCAAGCTTTGCATACGGTCCAGCCTACCCATTCGATAGCAACCCGAAGAATGTAATTGCTGCGGAAAATGCAGAAGAAATGAACAGTCACTGGTGGATGGACGTTTATGCATGGGGAACTTATCCACAATCTACCTGGAACTACTTGCAAAAGAATGGTCTTGCACCGACAATTGAACCAGGTGATATGGAGCTTCTTGCCGAAGCAAAGCCGGACTTTATGGGCGTAAACTACTACCAAACTGGAACGTTTGAACATAACCCTTTAGAAGGTGGAGTTGGAGAAGCGAAAATGAATACGTCCGGGAAAAAAGGGACGACAAAAGATTCAGGTCTTCCTGGAGTGTTCAAAACCATTAGTAACCCTTACTTAGGAACTACTGATTGGGATTGGACCATCGATCCAGATGGTCTTAGAATCGCACTTCGTCGAATTCAAAACCGTTACCAATTACCAGTGCTAATCACCGAAAATGGTCTTGGTGCCTTCGACGATTTAGAGGAAGGCGATGTAGTCAATGACGATTATCGAATTGATTACTTAGCTAGCCATGTAAAAGCCGTTCAAGAAGCTATTTCCGATGGAGTAGATGTACTAGGCTATTGCACTTGGTCGTTTACAGACTTGTTAAGCTGGTTAAACGGTTATCAAAAACGTTACGGCTTCGTTTATGTGAACCGTGATGAAGATGGTCCTAAGGATCTTCGAAGAATTAAAAAGAAAAGCTTCTATTGGTATCAAGACGTTATCAAAAAGAATGGCTTAGAATAA
- a CDS encoding nitroreductase family protein, with protein sequence MATLNDSLSSNQADRGVTAMTLSDIIKNRRSIQLYEEKTVPVEELKELLETAIWVPNHKMTEPWRFVFIRGDSRKPLADINRKLNEKGTTVEERNKNGEVAYKKIMDVPVFLMVVMNENPNMKLREEDYAATSCVVHNFSLLAWEKGIGMIWKTNQLTTNEEVRATYDIQPGEKIAAMLQIGYPAKVPKERPRKEAKTLISEFK encoded by the coding sequence ATGGCAACGCTTAATGATTCACTTTCATCTAATCAGGCAGATAGAGGAGTGACTGCGATGACTTTGTCAGACATTATAAAGAACAGAAGGTCTATTCAATTATATGAAGAAAAAACTGTACCAGTTGAAGAGTTAAAGGAGCTGTTGGAGACTGCGATTTGGGTTCCGAATCATAAAATGACAGAGCCTTGGCGCTTTGTTTTTATTCGAGGAGATTCACGTAAGCCTTTAGCCGATATTAATCGGAAGTTAAATGAAAAAGGGACTACGGTAGAAGAAAGAAACAAGAACGGGGAAGTCGCCTATAAAAAGATTATGGACGTACCGGTATTCCTCATGGTTGTTATGAATGAAAATCCAAACATGAAGTTAAGAGAAGAGGATTATGCAGCAACAAGCTGTGTCGTGCATAATTTTAGCCTTCTTGCGTGGGAAAAAGGTATCGGTATGATTTGGAAAACAAATCAGCTTACTACAAACGAGGAAGTCCGGGCGACGTATGACATTCAACCAGGGGAAAAGATTGCTGCAATGCTACAGATTGGCTACCCAGCTAAAGTACCGAAAGAGAGACCGAGAAAAGAAGCGAAAACTTTAATATCTGAGTTTAAGTAA
- a CDS encoding galactokinase: MDFHQLQQNFERIFQRKEEPRMFFAPGRINLIGEHTDYNGGHVFPASISFGTYALVLPREDRNLRFYSMNFPEVGVRSVSLDELDYKDSDQWTNYPKGMIKLWKENGSPTPFGADILYYGNIPNGAGLSSSASIELVTGVMLEGLYDTAMDRIQMIKLAQRVENEYIGVNSGIMDQFAIGMGKKDHAILLDCQSLTYEYAPIELDQHTIVIMNTNKRRELAGSKYNERRSECERALSDLQKKLSIQSLGDLTEEQFEAHKHFIQNDIDRKRAKHAIYENQRTIKALAELNAGNLEEFGALINASHRSLQQDYEVTGIELDTLVEAAWDQDGVLGARMTGAGFGGCAIAIVEKQLVSTFEKNVNETYQSKIGYVPTFYKASIHDGATELLNEGSL; this comes from the coding sequence TTGGATTTTCATCAATTACAGCAAAATTTTGAACGAATCTTTCAAAGAAAAGAAGAGCCTCGCATGTTTTTTGCACCAGGACGAATCAATCTAATTGGAGAACACACCGATTATAATGGTGGCCACGTTTTTCCTGCATCCATCTCTTTCGGAACCTATGCGCTTGTCTTGCCAAGAGAAGATCGAAATCTTAGATTTTACTCAATGAACTTTCCGGAAGTTGGCGTCCGCTCCGTATCGTTGGATGAATTAGATTATAAAGATTCCGACCAATGGACGAATTATCCAAAAGGTATGATAAAATTATGGAAAGAAAATGGGTCCCCTACGCCATTCGGTGCGGATATTTTGTATTACGGGAACATCCCAAATGGTGCTGGGCTATCTTCTTCCGCTTCGATCGAGCTCGTAACTGGGGTCATGTTAGAAGGTCTCTACGACACAGCCATGGATCGAATTCAAATGATTAAACTAGCACAACGAGTCGAGAATGAATATATCGGCGTCAACAGTGGGATCATGGATCAATTTGCAATAGGCATGGGGAAAAAAGACCACGCTATTCTACTGGATTGTCAAAGCTTAACCTATGAATATGCACCGATTGAATTGGACCAACATACGATCGTCATCATGAATACGAATAAACGACGTGAACTAGCTGGCTCCAAATACAATGAGCGCCGATCTGAGTGTGAACGCGCTTTGTCAGATCTACAAAAAAAGCTTTCTATCCAAAGCCTGGGTGACTTAACGGAAGAACAATTTGAAGCACACAAACATTTTATTCAAAATGATATAGATCGTAAAAGAGCAAAACACGCCATTTACGAAAACCAACGTACCATTAAGGCGTTGGCTGAATTAAATGCAGGGAACCTGGAGGAGTTCGGTGCCTTAATCAATGCATCTCACCGTTCCCTTCAACAGGATTATGAAGTGACAGGGATTGAGCTTGATACCTTAGTAGAAGCGGCCTGGGATCAGGATGGGGTCCTTGGCGCTCGTATGACCGGTGCGGGATTTGGTGGTTGTGCTATTGCCATTGTAGAGAAGCAACTCGTTTCCACCTTTGAAAAAAACGTAAACGAAACGTATCAATCCAAGATCGGGTATGTACCGACCTTTTATAAAGCCTCTATTCATGATGGGGCAACAGAACTGCTTAACGAAGGGAGCTTATAA